The Seriola aureovittata isolate HTS-2021-v1 ecotype China chromosome 16, ASM2101889v1, whole genome shotgun sequence genomic interval TTTTTCTGTGTTAATATTCATAGCAGACCAGTACGACTCTGTTGCTTTTCCCTTTGATCCGTCGCAACACCGTGACTTTATCTCTCCTCGTGGATGGAGCTCGTCTTCTTCTTTTAATCTCTCTGTCATGCTTTGAACTTTTCatgtttctcctcctgcaggacaCAGAAAATGGGTTTTTCATGGATGTGAATGAGCAGGTGTCTGAGGTGTGCAGTCAGCTGGCTCAGGACCCCAAGTTGAAGGGAGGATACAATGCCATGGGCTTCTCCCAGGGGGCGCAATTTCTGTATGTAACTCCTGTTCTGGACGCTGAATGGTTTTGTTATGTGAATGTGAGAGCAATTGAACAGTTCCTGTGTTGGGGTAGATTCCCTTCTTGCCTTATTCTTTCTCACAGGGAAGGAAATACAGGATCTTAAAGATGCTTTCAGCTTTGTTTGAGAAGGTCAAGATGGTAAAGTTCTCAACCTGAGCTTTGTTCTCAGGCTGCATCCTCTGTTTGAGCATGTTCTCTGTTCCTGACAAGAAGGAGGAAGCTCACTCTCACTCCTCCTGGTTCCTCTCCTCACAGGAGGGCCGTGGCTCAGCGCTGTCCCTCTCCTCCAATGAAAACCCTGCTCTCCATCGGCGGTCAGCACCAAGGTAACGTTATTATGAGAAACTACAACACCAGATCGGCTCACTTCCCTGAGCAAAGCTAGCAGTACTCTCAGTCTAATTGCACCAAGTCACTGTATAATATTACATTACGTTTTGGTGTCACGtgtcatacaaaacaaaaccaacaataaatcGTGtttatccaaagcctgatatcAAAATGTCTGTTTCAGAGCTTCACTGTCGTCCACGAACTGCCCgccttcattaccatgaatgTGGGCCCTCACAGTTGCATGCTGGTCCTGTATCTGCCTACCTGTATTAAACCTTAGGTGTCTATAGTGCTGCCCAgttcttacaaaaaaaatacaactggCAAAATTAAGCAAACGAAACAAATTATTAGCAAAACAAAGTGCCTAATAAATCTAATCTACATGAAGCAAATATCTAGAATATTTActtgttgaaaaacaaataacaaacgaaacaacaaacaggaataATAAATGGCTCCTACAGTtgacaacaataaaatatagcATTACTTAACATATCAACATAATGCAACGTCCAGCTGTGAATTATCTCTATGCAGTTTTTCAGGGATATTATATGGTTAAACAAGTAAAACGTTTCTAGGAATAATGAAGGTCTCCATTAACAGCAGACAGCAACAGATcattgttttcaaatgtgaaatttgtgTCTTCAATAAAACTTGAGTTTCAAAATTCACTCTTGACCTTGACAAAAAACGTTCCATTTAATAGCTTTCTGGAGCTTCTGACTGTAATACATTATCTTATTTTACTTGTATTGCTTCTGTGTTTGCACCTCTGATGAATTTTCTCTTCTTgataataaagttaaattagatttttatcaCCTTCCTCAGTAGACAGAATTTGTTCAGTGTCACTGAACTGCAGATGTTTAAACGTCAATTTTTTCCCAGTATTTTAAGGACTTCTCCTCCGTGTTGACACTGTGACCATGTATCTCCAGACAAGGCCTTTATTTATAGctcctctgtcattttttttttttttaaaactccacAAGACAGTGTGAATAtgagtcatcatcatcatgaactCTGTCTCGGCGAGATAACCTCTGCACGTCTTTGTCGTTCCTCAGGAGTGTACGGGCTGCCCAGGTGTCCCGGAGAGAGCTCTCATATCTGTGACATGATTCGCAAAGCTCTGAACAGTGGAGCTTACTCTGATCTGGTTCAAAAACAGTAAGTCTCTCTGAATGACTGCGTGTGGCTGGTGTGTGTAGCAGCCACCACTGGTCCTGGACTATTGTTAAACTGATGTGCAGCACTGACTGGATGTTGTGTCTGTGGTTATCAGCCTGGTGCAGGCGCAGTACTGGCACGATCCGTTAAATGACGACCTGTACAAGAAGCACAGCCTGTTCTTGGCCGACATCAATCAGGAAAGGGTCAGTATGTGGATACGGGACTTTGCAAAACCAGATCGCACCTGGAGTCTGCGAGCAGAATAATtagaccaaacacagagagatcaGTCATGCTCGTGTGCAAGCTCTTGCTATTTCGGTAAAACAAAAAGGGCATTAAGGGTCAAAGTTCATTCATATTGAAATTGTAGTTTGACAAGTAAACTTAAGGGAAAATATGGTTACGTATGAAACATCTTCAGGTTCAGTTAACTGGATATTTCCAGGGCTTTAAActgcatctcacagtcttcttGGAGTAATAAATGGAGTTTGATTGTCCATGACATCTGCTGCTGAAGACTGAGATGCCATTAAAAGATCTAAATTAAGTGAATCAAGATTATTTGCTGCAACTTTAAAAGTgactattttaaaaaaaggaatttagAGATATACAACTTGATGAATCCCTAgttagttttttattattaattccTTTTTGTATCTGTGGAAATTTACAGACGAGCACATTAACAACAAAAGAGGCGAAACTATTTTCGTCACCCATGAAGAATAACAGATCTGAGTCTGACAAGGCTCGCAGCAGACAACAtataaaagacacaaacagtcaaATACAAAGGTTATTTTACAAGCAAAAAGTCAGAATGAGTAGAAGAGATACTGAGCCAAAGttacagaggcacaaacatggtAGAAGTGGCAGTTTTTCTGTCTCGACTATTTTCTTTTGGCATAAAAAAGGGACTATATGGTCTGTAGTAGGAGAGTTTGTGTGGAAAACACTTTGGAGCCATAATCTCAACCCACAATGTGTCAGTTCTGTGATATGTGATAAACTTAAATGCATTTCACAGATAGAATCAGGAGAATAAGAGCTTTCAGGCATGTATAAAACAAGCTCTATGTATAATTTGTGAAGGTTGTGTGAACACTGAGTCCAGTACAGACCAAAACGCCTAAAGTAGCACCAACAAGGCCAAAGTGTCCCACAGGCAAAGTTAATACAGTCGGTCAGTTTATAATTCAAGTAAATAAAAAGCCGACCAGAAACAGGATAAGAAGTACAGacctttaaaatgaagaaagtAAAGAAAGTGGAATACGGGCACTGATTTGTAAAGAagacataaatgtttttatgaatatgGCTACATAAGGAATAAGAAGAGTAAATACTGCTCCGAgactaaattacattttttttgcacactgtttgtgtgattttaCATATTTACTTTTCTGTTATCTGATTCCAGTTCATTATAATCAGCTTgtatctctgtttctttctgatTTTAAAGGGAGTAAATGAGACGTATAAGAAGAATCTTCAGCTGCTGGAGAAGTTCGTCATGGTCAAGTTCCTGCAGGACACTGTAGTGGATCCTGTTGATTCTGAggtaacacacaaaacacctcTTTATTAAAGCATCATCACTTGCAGCTCCCTCAGTTTACCAGGAGGAGTATCAGTACCATAATGAGTATAtatactgtgtctgtgtttaacacTGGATGCAATGACTCAGCATCACAAACAGACTTTTCCTGATTGTTCTCATAGTGGTTCGGCTTCCTGAAAACCGGCCAGgccaaagagacagagactctGCAGGAGAGCGTTCTCTACAAAGAGGTAACGGTCTTTGTCGTCTTTGCAGTGAGGATTGTTAACCCTTTGCACTTactgaacatttatttataaaagtTTAATGTGCATTTCTTTTGTACAAACCATGGCTTCAGCCGCCTGCTCCCCCTCAACCCAGTACACTGCCTTCTTCTTATTTACTTTATTCTTTGTTCTTATTTCTTCTTGAGGGCCCCCACAAAGGTATTCctcatttaattttaattgtacTGCTCTTCTTGTTCTATActgatattatttttatatactaatttaaatttaaaatttgtgaattttttaactcttacatttaaaattatacTTTTCTCACCAAAGGCagtttcatattattattatatgtagCATTGTACGGTAAGTATATAATTGTGGGGAGATGAGAATAAAAGTCcttatattaaaatgttataaaccattaattaaaatttgatatgcttataaatgctaaatatggGGATTTAAAGCAACAGCATTACTTTATAGCTGTAATGAGGTGGACTTATACCCTGATGTGTCCAACTCAGGAAGTCTCTTCAGTTAATTGTTTGTCACGTGTGATGGTTTAAACGCTTCTAAGCACAATGTAGTTTCTAAATGGTGTTTGATTTAGATAAACTATTATTAAAATTAaggttgagatttttttttattttttaaattggcTGGTTTTTCCTCTGCGCTCCCTCCATGTCAAATATTTCAAGGCAGAGTGcagttattttcagtttgtgttgtacatttcattataaatgTCTGAAAGGAATAGTCTGACAGTTTGAgatgttatttgttttgaatgaaaatggtatcaatctttatttaaaaaaaacaattaaccTTTTTTTCAAGAATGTCAGACTGTTCCTCTTTTAGCTCTTTCATACTTTTACACATGGTTTAGTATCCTGCATCAAGTACTGCCTTTACATTTAGACAGTGAGGTCTCAGAGtgtgaggtctgtgtgtgtctctgttcagGATCGTTTGGGCCTGGCGGCGATGGACGAGGCCAAAAAGCTGGTTTTCTTGGCAACTGAGGGAGACCACCTCCAGTTCACCAGAGAGTGGTTCAATGCAAACCTGCTGCCTTATCTGCGCTAAAAACACTGCTGACACTGATGGAATCCAGGCAGTGAAATTGGgagtaaaatgaaatatcagCTTCAATAACCTGAAATTGAATCAATTGTTTGAAGAGCAATATAATGCAAGTTAAGAGTAAACTGGAGCTTAGTAACAAAAGCAGGGATGCAGAGAGCACGTACTTCATACATTCATTTTGCACTGATCACTTGTTGCATgtcaatgttgtttttctgatgcCATATTAATTTTAGCAGCTATATTCGTGTTAGTCCACTGCTGTACTACTAACACTAGACTCTAATGTTATGTTCAGTGTGAGCTCTCCTGATGAggtcaatattttttttttaatagaaaaatcTTGTGTTAACAGCCTAATGTACATAATTTGCATCTGTACATTTTACATGTTGAATCCAATAAAGACACcaaaatgtgttcattttattGCAACACTTTTAATGATGTCTCCAGTACTAATGAGCAGACGTCTGATTTTGGacccaaaaagaaagaggtgaaagaaagagacaatataaaaaaataaaaatcagcaaaGAGCTTCACAGCTACAAGAGCTGAAGGTGACAGAAGAGTGCAGACATGGCTAGGAGCGAGTGGAGAGATGTTGAAGGTGAGGGCTAATATTTAAGACTATTTAATAATTGTTCATATTTCTACAGATGATTACAGCTGATATTTCCAATCTAGAGACTAAGGTGGAGGTGAAGCGTTCAACAACAATCAATGATTATGTctttcagtctctttgtgtcattttctttctccgCCACTTTGTATCAACATCTCTTTGCTCTTCACCGCAAACTTTTTCTTACATGCCTCCTTATATGGAATGTTTTTAATACTCAGGAATGTCCTATGGGTGGATTTAAGGGAAAGCACGTGGAGTTATATTTTTTCCTGCTATTTTATTTGCACCAATATCATCTAGATGAAGAGTTTCATGATGTGAAATAGACAGTGGTTTTGCACGCAACTTGTTTTTACTCCTACTTATGTGCTTTGAGAgtgctgacatttttatatacGTCATTATCCACTATAAATGTTAATAACTTTACAGTCAGCATCAGTGGAGGTGATATGGATACCATTATCCACTGTAAAAAGGTCTTTGACAAGTGCTTCACCGGTGAATTGCATATAATGAAACAGAAACCTATCAAGCCACAACAGCAGGCCCTCCTGGCTGCAGTGCTGTTAGAGAGGAAGCATGTTGGCTATTCTTAATATCCAATTTAGCTTAGCATTATCCAGatagataaaaaatatcatacagAGCATTGCAGCTATTGGCAAAACTTATGAACGGTTTTTGGAAAGTGCTCACTGGCTCACAGGGAAACCCAATTTGAATGACAAGCTGCTCcctgctgattggctggaggATTTGCTCCAGGTAAAGCGAGCAGTCCTCTCATTGGCTTATTGAAGGGACAGCTtaagctgtgattggctgataaggaagaagggagggagataTAACACATGAGGTCCGAATCTCAGTCTACAGTGTGAGAGTTAGCTGGTGGGGTGGTTGGTCAGTCAGGTAGGCGTTTGCAAAAAAGGGGTGGGGATGGTGTCGAAGAGGGGCGGCCATTTCACACGCTGCCCCAGTCTATCCGGCGATCTCTGTTGCTGTGGTAACAAGCTTCTGGCCGTCCCAGACGGTCTTGAACTGCTCGGGGACAGGAAGCTCCGTCTAAGcgagggaaaaagagagagagggacgggTCATGTTCAActtgaaatgaatattttatgttgAACAGACATGTTAATACAAAATATTCCTGACTTCATTTAACTGTTAAAAATAGTTCTGACATCATGAACCCAAGCAACACGAGCCCATCTTCTCACTATTAATCCCCTAATAAATGACAGCATTCGAGTCAGACTTGTGCCATGTTAAAAGTGTTAGAGAGATGTCACAGGTTCGACCTGATAAGGTTGCCGTCATGACTTCCACATAAAAGTGACATTGAGCACTtactttgtaaatgtaaatgtgatgtcGGTTTTATGTCTGAATGACTTGCTTGTCTGAAACAGTCTTTTAGCAGAGCTTGTAAAACCATCTTATTCAATTAATTAAGTCTGGTTCTGCCACTTCATGTATTTTTACAACATAATTGTCAAAGTAGCTACAGAGGCCAATAACAAAGTATTAAGCATGATGTAAATCTTATGATCTCTTTTCCCTCCTGAGCGGATACTCACGAATTCTCCATCTTTGGGTACCAGGATGTTCATCTCTGAGCTCTTGGCACTGACGATCTCGCAGCTCAGGGAGCCTTCGCTCAGGTAAACATGGCAACCGTCCGTCTTGTTGATGGAGATGGTGGGGACCTTACCTATGACCTGGGTATATAAAAAGGGCAACACAATTTAGCTCCGTACAAACACAGCTGCTGATGCACAGCAAAAAGTTGGATGCATTTTGTTGTATCTCTGCACTGATTAACTGCTACCACCAAGATTTCCTTAAAAGGACGAGAGCTGCTCTGTGGCCAAAAACGGAGCAGCTTGCAGTTGTCATTGTGCAACTACATGAATATAAAGCAGGACGCTCGTGAAAAATGCATTAAAGTTCATTCATGCAGAAATCACTGGGTGATATCATGGAATGCAACAAAGCCAACACACGATCCTAATAATAACAGCAGTAATAACACTACATTTTATACACACCTGGACCTTGATGTCCTTGCAGTTGATGATCTCTACGATGCCCACGACATCATCAAACACCAGCCCCATTTTCTTACAGTTGTCTaaaggagagaaacaaacatgtttagaGGACAGAAGCATGTACAGCATGTCATGCAACTGGCAAGAGTTGAtctttggaaaataaaaacattgttctACCCTCCAATCACACACTCTTTGACACtcaatcacctttttttttgcaacttcTGTAGtggtattttatttactttacaatCTGAATGATTGTGTTGACAAAGGCTACACAGCACTTGTGCAGGAGCAAGGCCATTCAAAGACATAACGGATTACAACTAACAGTGGGTCCAAATGTCTCAGCccagtggtctcagacttttggaccctactgtataTGCTCAAATATTTCCAGTGTCTTATTGGTATGTTGTTCATATCTTACCTACAGTGATGGAGTTGATTTTGCCCTTGACCTGCAGGGTGCTCTTGTTACACTTGTAAGCATAAACCACTTGCTTCAGCTCAGTGTCACTGATCACCAGGTTCTGTGCGCCCTCCTGGTTCTCCTACAGGGGGCAataaagaacagagaaaaaaacagtgaacaaGAAATTAAAGAGTTCAACACCAAGAGCAAGAGCTGTTTAGACAGTAAGAGTTTAGATAAGGATTTAACACTGAAGCTATTTAAGAAAAGCTATTTTAAatggcaacattttttttttttcctgactgaaTGACTAATTTTGGCAGTCCTCTCGGCCCGTTGCATAAACAATCATTCCAGCTAAAAGcaaccaaaaacaacatgtctACATGTTTTGATATGGCCCCGTCCTTTgctcattgtttttccttttacaggAATAACGTAACTACAACTCAGGATAAACGCAGCTCTAACCTATGGTTGGATTGACTGTGATTTCTCATGTAACTCTGTAGAGAGAGCAGTCCAACATCTTACCACTTTCCACTTCTTCCCATCCAGCTCCAACACAGGGGGCAGAGTGCGGGCCGGGGCGGGAGAGGCTGCAGGTCGGGGAGTGGGGGAACTGAAGGGTTTGGGTCCAGCACGAACTGGAGCACTCTGACCCCTCAGGGCAGGATTCTTGTGGGTCTTCTGGTCTTCACTCACATGCTTCAGGACTGGAGGGGTCAAGGAAAGAGGGAATGACATTGTAAGTCTACAGTTTAACATGTTTCAGGCTCAAAGACGAAAACATTCAATTTATAACTGATTTATGTGAATAAAAACTTCTAATATAAAAACGGGAAAAATTAACCATTTCACTTGCACATGCTCACCAAGACTAAACTGAACTGATGTGCAGATTTcaaaatattctaaataaataagtaaaataatcaGCTTTTGCCAATTGTTTGCCAAATGAgtatatgtaatgtaaaatatgaaaaatgcagTCTAATGCAAATCTAAAACCACAGGTCAGAAACAGGGTTGGGACACTGCCATGAGCAACTGCAAACAGATTTTACGATGCACAGTGTTTTCCATCAAAAAGGCCATGTTAACCTATGTTTACTGCAGTAAAAGCCTGTCACCTTCAATTCATTTAACCAGCTGATTCATAAAGACGTAGCGAACAGGAGTCTGTACAACCTTCGATCATAATGGAATGCGTTTCCA includes:
- the ppt1 gene encoding palmitoyl-protein thioesterase 1 encodes the protein MQQQVAQQKQEGFTSGSRMTAAILCFLLAGAVLVAAGSQIHDSNNGTIPVVLWHGMGDSCCNPLSMGAMKKMIEEEISGVYVLSLMIGKNVIQDTENGFFMDVNEQVSEVCSQLAQDPKLKGGYNAMGFSQGAQFLRAVAQRCPSPPMKTLLSIGGQHQGVYGLPRCPGESSHICDMIRKALNSGAYSDLVQKHLVQAQYWHDPLNDDLYKKHSLFLADINQERGVNETYKKNLQLLEKFVMVKFLQDTVVDPVDSEWFGFLKTGQAKETETLQESVLYKEDRLGLAAMDEAKKLVFLATEGDHLQFTREWFNANLLPYLR